A window of Pyrus communis chromosome 3, drPyrComm1.1, whole genome shotgun sequence genomic DNA:
aaattaacagtagggtgcaaattggcTAATTTTGAGAggtgaggggggaaattggccaaattaaagttgaagggggaaattgactaattatgagagttgagggggcaaattggccaaaattaaagttgaggggggaaattggccaatggtcacaagttcagggggggaATTGATAAATACCTCAACTATATAAGGTAATActagggagatcaaatttttaaaccaaattggtaaaccaaatgacatggcgattgataattggattattacttaaatattcattaacgtgcttattttatattggtggcacattgtttggtttgcaaatttgattaaaaaatttggtttccAACAATTCCTTTATTATAAGGCTGGTTTGGAATCATGGGGCTTTTAAAAAAAGCAACTTATTAAAAAATCTGAAACATCAAATatgtttggtaaaacaaaaaaaagttctttttttttttaaaaagatgtTGTCAATGATagtaaaaaaatgtataaaaaagcaaaaacaagaTCCACCGTActtctaaaaaaaatgttttttgtttcaaagcATAGTAATCAGCGCtagttaataaaattttcaatgatAAGTATACCctcacatattttacaaaactaCAATTATTGCCCCTACATAACTTTTACAATTTTCTTTCCAGTTGCGTGTaattccatttcattcaaatgtTTGATAAATGTTTGCTACAAtgcaatcaaagaaaaaaattcaggGTAATTgtctaataagaaccaatgtcCGAAGAACTAATGTGactttacttatttatttatttatttttattgtcaaAGGTAAAATTTATTACCAACGCAACAAATTTATACAAAAAGAAGTCCAAATACAAGTGAAGCACGGAAATAGGTGGTTGCAAATTGGGACAGTTGTGGAATGGAGGGATGAGAAATGGGGCTTTCCGGTCTGGGGCTAGGGGCGGTTAAATCAAAGGCAAGGAGGTTTGGGGAACAATGAAAATTGGGTTGAAAAATATGGGGAAAAGCAGGCGGACAAAAGACGGAAGGAAAggaaaatgagaaagaaaagggACTGTCATCGACCCTTGTCAAAGCGAGGGTCGGTGGCTAAACTACTTGACGGAATTTGAATGGAGTGTGGAGTGTGGATTTCACCATCGGTCGATGGATGGAGTGTGGAGTGTGTGCTGTATAGCGCGCACAAATATTTACATGGCCCTCGAGAGAGAAGATCAATGAAAAGGGAGTGTGAAGTGAACAGCAGAAAGTTTGGGTTGGACAAAAATCCGTATTTATCCTTGTAGTTAACGGTGATTAAACGGAAATACCATTTTTGGGTTAAGTTTGTTAGCGGTTTTCACCACAAGgatttaaatcctaattttttttatcacaataaAAACTATCTTTCGAACATCTTATCACCACAAGGACTATTAATCCGGTTTAGCCTAAAATAAAATCACAGATAAACCCATCTGTCTAACAAAACTCACCAGATCAACGACCACCCACCATGGCAGCTAATGGCAAGGACGAAACATAGAAGAGGGCTACATGGTCTGTAAAATTCACTCGTACTGTTAAAAATATTTCGTAAGGTTAATTTAGCCCGCCTAACAATGAATTCTTGAATTTGTTCCTGACTAATGGTGCTGATTAAACCTCTACAAATTACTAACCTTATGTAAACCCTACCTAAAcaatgaaaataacaaattaaatttggTTTTTGAGATGAAAACTAAAGTTACTTGAAAATGCAAGAGAACGTAAAGACGAATTATAGCTAGATTCAACTGCTAATTTGTTTCCAAAGTTGGTTTTGCATTTATATGATCAGTCATGTGATGTGTGGTTTTGATCAAGTACCCAATTTTCAACCTAGTTGATATGATGTTCAGCTTAATTAGATTACCGATGAAGAATCCAAGACATGCAAGAAAACTTCAATAACTAAAGAGAATAAATGGCAGGATGTATAATCGGTTAGCAATCCTAGTGGTGATCACACATTAattaagataaaaagaaaaagaaaaaaagaaaagagaactaATGAATGGAACAAGAAACATACAGTTCATATAAACCTTTCCTAAAGCTGAAGGCAAGCGGTAcagaaacaaatacaaaattaattaaacttaacTTTCCCGCACAAGAAGTGTCAATATACACGAGAAAACAAATATAACcggaaaactaattaattaaaggaaattgtaaatttgtaatacaACAAATACAAACTGAACGTACATAACAAAAAGGAGAAttggacccaaaaaaaaaaataataataacaaaaaaggaaaagaatccCACAACCACCAGGATCATGAAGCAGAAGGGAGCTGCGACAGATTATTGTTGTCGAACACGATACGCTGATGCATGTGTAAGTGTTCCATTGACGACTTGAGCTACAATCCTCTACAACTTACGATTACAAAggcttttattttttcaaaagctTTCGGTGTATACCGAATAAAACCGAACCTGACCTGAGTTTCATGTTTAGCTGCAACAGATCGTAGTAGTTGTACTAGTGATAACGAGCCCCTGAAATCAAACACCTTCCAATTCCGGTGTTAAAATCTTCAGCTTCATTAGAGTTTGGGTCGGTGGCCTGTTACGTTTGATCCTACAGAACCATCCTGATTCATGCCCACCGGTCTTTGGATGAAGGCATGACTTTCGAATTTAGTCATGGCATCATCATCTGCCAGGCTAACGTATGCCTCTATTCCGCCAGCCTCTTCGGTGTCAGCTAAAACTATTAGGTTCTTAAAGGGAGCCGGCGGTACGGCCACCCATGTAGGTCTCCCCCAACCGAAATCAATATCATAGAGAGGAAAACTGCACAGACTACTGTAGGACAATGTAACCAGCTTTCCTGGTTTGGCAAGCCTTTGAATAAATCGGTTGATGTAACTCCCGTGGCCACCCTTTTGTAGCCTTTTCACATGGTCCTTGTCAATCTTGCTTAGTTCTTCTCGTACCTTCTTTACCATGTCATGACAAGATTCTTGATCATCGATtccgctgctgctgctgctactaCTGACGAAGGGAGTTGtaaggaaaatttgataaaaatttccaaatgaacAGCGTGGAATTGGTGGATCAGTTCTGGGACGCAGGTTCACAGTATGGACTGCCGCATGAAATATATTCTCATCAATAGAATGATCATCCTTGCTAGCTTCCACGAATCGCCTCCATAGGAAAGCTGATAAGGCTTCAACACGCGATGGACGTTTTACACGATCATCTTCAGCTAAGCCTGTATATTTTTCTCTGAGATGCTCTATAGTAGGGGCATTGAATACAAACCTCTTTGTTACGTTATTGTTTGGGATAACACCGAACATACGATAGCCACTGACATCATCGGCAGGTGGGAAGACTGCGGCGGAAACAAACTCTGGACGCTCTATTTTGGTTTCATTTTCTCCACGGTTTATTGCAGCCCAAGTTTTGGCGAACATGATCATAGATAACCCATCTGCCAGCTTGTGGGAAATGCATAGGCCAATGGCATATCCTCCACATTCAAAGATATTGAGCTGGACGCCTAGGGCAAATTCACTATTCTCATGGTCGCGTAGTTCAAACGGGATGAGTTTACAGAGTTCACCAGGCATTGAATTTTGTTGAAAATCACGAAGTCGGCAGTTGGTTACTTGAGCTTCAAGGTAGGGTATACCCTCGTCGTTGCACTGTACTAAATGGTTGTCGATTTTTACTCGCCCGGCTAGTGGGTAGAAAAGTGTTAACACCTCAGATAAGGACTTCTTTAGGTGTTTGGATATTATGGATATTACAGCGGCCGCAGGTTCGGGTTGGATGTTGTCATTGAATTCATAGAAAAGGACCAAAGAGGTATAAATCGGAGGAGTTATTTGATCGAGAAAGGAGAACTGGTAATGGTAAAGGTGGTTTGGGGTTGGAGAAGATGGTTTGACAATCTCCTTGGAGATTACTTCGACGCTCACCATCTTTAGCTAATTGCTTGTGTGATTCTCATTTCGCTTTGGCATCGAATATATATAACCCACAACACAACAGATCTAGAGAGAATGCTAttgagactaaatttgcaaacaaaattttgtaaattaaatatgaaagttgattgaattattatttaagcatTGATAATGTGAaaatgtgaaggtaaaagagtttCACATTGGTGAAAAGAGAAACCTaaagggcttataagaggtcGGGCTGCTtcttatattgccaattgattttatggtggaaactcaaaattttcatgatATCAAAGCAAGTTGGCCTATGTGTGAAGCCCAACGACTACACGTGTTCCACGTCACCCAATTCTTATCTTCATGATTTCGGAATCAATTGAATTGGTTTATTATAACAGCTGGACAAAGCGCATAATACTAGTAATGATTAGTAATACTATCAAAAGGGAAGAGATTCCCTACGGATCTCTCCCACCAAAGCCCACCAATCAATTAATccagacccttgaaatttgatcaaacagctaaaattattataactttaaagaagCCCCttatttgtagtcgttggatcaaatttcaaggacccGGATTAATTGATTGGTGGGCTTTGGTGGGAGAGATGATCTCTTCCCCTATCAAAATGCTAAAAAGTACGGAAATTTATAAACAACCTGAAATAAATAAGGTAGTAATACTATCAAAATGCTAAAAAGTATGGAAATTTATAAACAACCTGAAATAAATAAGATAAATGTTAGGGGTGGTAATCTGTCAGagcatattttgtaaattatgtgaTGTGATAGTTAAtggttgaattttatttttaataatttaaagaagGAATTTAATCATCAACCACCAGATCACGTGGTCTACAAATTATAGTCTAAAAAGATGGTCACCTCATTTTACCTCCGAGTAATGCTACGTAGACCAATTTTTTAGACTATATTTGCAAACTATGTGATGTATCACCAAtatgaaataaacacgttaatcaatactaaTACTACTAATCAGATCGTCAACAACAATGTCATATaactacaaaaaataatttaaattgatGATTTTCGTAACATTACCCTTCTACCTCCCactctttttaatttgttaaatagTTGTTTGCTCTTAGGGATGGCAACGGATCGGTTTGGGGACGGAAATGCTATATCCATCTCCATAAccatgaaaattaaccatatccatagtcgcaaattaaccatcgggTATTATTCATAACTATACCCACTGGATAACGGATTCCTCATTGGTtaacggttatatccatcttcattagtacaaaaaatatattcgtcCAATTGACGCATGacaatttagtaaatattaatttcgttattaaatatttaatgtataaaatgatttaattaaTGGATCTTGTGGACCATGaaaattaaagctaaacatTGATAATGTTGGTTGATCTTTGATATCGCTCATAAATACCATTAAATTCtcatagattttgattcatatcaAAACTATTGAACTTGGCCATAAAATGCAACTCACACAATGCAATTTTTGTATTCTCAAGGTAATAGATTCGGTgaataatgaatatatatatacacacacacatacatatattatataatactttaatattatatataattatattatatattatttgattCGGATTCGAGTACGGATATGGATTGGGActcctataaccatatccaaaaccataaacGAATAATATTCATGGTTTTTTCCCATACCCAAAATATACCtgaattttcatatccaaatccaatccattcgggtggttatccacggttatcgaatttaacggttataattGTCATCCCTATTTGCTCTTAGTTAAGACGTATTTCATATTTGTCGTTGACCGAACCTATTTCACCCCTATTATATATCATTTATCACATTACTtatgaataataataattcagAAGTTCAAAAGAATCACAAGCATATATAATCATAATAGGTTTTGGGGATTTCTCGACTAAGAGCTGATCAAACATGAGAGATTTGAACCAACAATATTTGATATTAAATTTCTATTCATAGGTGCTGTTAAACTTGCTATACATTCAATGTATTCATAGGAGTAGTTGAACCGCCGACAAGAGACCACTAGATTGTACggagtttttttgttgttgtttttttaagAAAAGGGATATTAAGGGAGATAtaattcaatttcaaacctcagtatagaaaatgaaattttttaaccaATTGATCTACAAACCTTTACATTCGtttatggtttttattttttatttttgtaaagcaACGTCATCGATTCTTTAGATAAGGTTTAGAAAAGTAACACAATACAAAGAACGAGCTGGGGATGGCACCAGCGTTTCTAAAGAGTTTTAATATAATGGATGGGCGATGgagaatatatatatcattttatggagaaaaacttgtgtggggctCAACGTGCCACTAGACAATGCCTAGTGACACTAcgattcaatcaaaatttaacaTACGGTTGAATTTAACTACAAATTTCTATttacataaaaactaaaaaaatattatttccaacattaaaacaaataaaacaaaaacacccACCCAGACTTCATCCACCGGAAAAGCATGGGAGATAAACTTTAATATGGGTTGATGTTGATCAGTTTCCTAAGTAAGGGATGCTTGTTGCATTCACCATGTTGGCCAGTTTATGTGTTAAATCTCCCTTGTCTTTAAAGAATTGAAATCCCACCTCCTCATATTTTCTCTCAATGGATTAATTGGAGTATATTGTATAGACTTTGGTCATGAAAAGCGATTACGTATAATTGAATCCAGattcgttttattttgtttttgttttgttttttttttttcccaatgaTGAACCATTTTCTGCAAACACAAAATATTTCTCCTTTATTGTTCAAAGAATTAGGCTAACCATGACAGGAAAATCTATGAGAATGGAAAATATAAAGCTTATTCCCTCGAAGTTTAGTCAAACGATACCGACATCCGCGCTGGAGGCGTGAATTCTCAGATGATGGAGGAGAGCTCCGGTTGGGTGATTGGagtttacttttaattttactaatctttataatatattttcaattttcatgtaGTTATGAAATCTTTAAAAGGTAACGTAACTTTGaaatcacaattaaaaatcttacCACTTGTTAAATGTTGATTGAATTGTAGTGCCATTAAACATTGCCTAGTGGCACGTTGAACCCCGCataattttttcttcatttaatgAAATCGTCATTACaattataaattaaagaataatTTCCTCCAGTAACATACTAACGAACATTCATTTAGATGATAGAGTCATGATGTTAACGGACCAGCTGACTTAAGATTCTAACTTCCAAGAAATTGGTTTTGTTATGAAATGAGGTCCATTAGGTATAGTGTTGCATGCTTATcgtattatttttttcatgctAATTGTCTGAATCTTATAAGCTACGTCATTCTCTTTGGTTTAATTGGAGGACAAGTTAACCCTCATCTCTATAGGATAACGTTagggagttaaaaaaaaatttaaccaaatttacaaaccaaatgacatgtcactaataaaaaataatcatgttaaTTAACGTTTAACTAATAATCCATTCattaacaaccacatcattaggtttgcaaatttggtttaaaaaatttggtttccCTAACTTTCTCCCTCATATAAAATAGGCCGCAACACATTATCAGCCCTCTCCATAGTTCGGAACACAAATTATCTTGGGATTCATTCATGTTATTATTACATCATATCAGAGCAACTAGAAGTGTCACATAACAGTAAACACATAAAAGTGTAGTACTGTGCATAATCAAAAGTGCAATCATGCAATTATTACAATAAAGATAAAACTACAGTAAATGAACCATCACCCTAAATCATCTTAAAAAGCTTGAATCCACTTCAATTGGAATTACTTCAAAATTCCTTCGTTTCGTCACTTTTGTCCAAAGTAGACTCACGTGTCCTACAATCAAATTATAAAGCAAAGTATCAAATTCTCTCAAAATAACAACTAAATTATAACTAAGAATAgagtaaaaatataaattaatatcgACTCATCAGTACATGTCCTTTCTCTCGAATTCCAATCAGATTCTGGTAAGCTAAATCGCTTGATGGAGATGTtgaagtggaagacatggctCATGTCGACTTTGTGACCACCGATTCGGTCGACATGCTTAACCAGAATGAGAGGCTGAAGGCTGCATTATTTGAAATATTCCCTCGCGATGCGACCACCAACCTACGACACCTTAAGCCTTTGTACGCGACGGCCTACATCGAAGGTCTCCTAGTTTCTAAAGTGTTTGTAGACTTTGAAGCCACAGTGAATATCATGCCACTCTCGGTGATGAAGGCTTTAAAGAGATCGAAGGACGAGCGCATACTATCCGGCATAATCATGAGTAATTTTGTCAGCAACAAGTCTCAACTAAAGGCGTCCTGCCTTTAGAAGTTACTATTTTAGGAAGACCACACATTACGATATTCTTTGTTGTagattcaaagatcaagtataATGCTTTGCTCAGTCGAGATTGGATTCATCCGACTGGTTGTATTTCATCATCTTTGTATCAAGTTTTGATCTTCTAGGATGGAAAATCAGACGTAGTTCACCTGGTCAATAGCCAGCCGTTTGAAACTAACATGGTTCAGGCTCGATATCATGATGATCAACTTGACTACATCACATGTTAAGGTTTCAACGAGGACAGTCAACTTACCAAGATCATTATACATAAAGTCGTTGATGTAGGCGCCGAAACCATTCAACATAATTTGGCATGACTTGGTCTGACTAATCTCATTGACCTTTTCAATGCATAATCACGCCATCGACGTTGAATGAAAGGCTGCCGTTTCATCTATAATGGAAGGTATTGAATTTTTCTGATTTGAATTGTAATACTTCTCATATCTAGAAAGCCTTATGGgaaggcatatttatacataataCAAAGAAAGCTTCGGATGCAACagcacacatgcacatgcaattcctttCCCTGCTGTCCATGAGTCAGCAACAAAGAAAGCTGAAAGCTTTACACCCTTGCTGTCCTTTACACCCTTGCTGTCTTGCTGTGCTGTGCTGTCTGTACACCCATGTGCTTTGAGTGCACACCCTTGCTGTATGCTTGCTGTGCTGTGCTGTCTGTACACCCATGtgcttcttccaatactccccctcaagctggatccagtaggttgatggatccaagcttggagaGGAGTCTTTGAAACTGATGAGAAGCCAGAGGTTTGGTGAATATATCAGCCAGCTGATCGAAGCTTTTTACATAATGTGTCTGAATCACCTGCGACTGTACTTGTTCACGGACATAGTGACAGTCAACTTCAATATGCTTCGTCCTCTCGTGAAAGACGGGGTTTGATGCTATGTGCATGGCAGCCTGGTTGTCACAAAATAAGGTCATTGGTTGAGCTGTGAACACACCTAAGTCACATAAAAGTCCTTTTAGCCATATCAGCTCACACGCGGTTGAGGCCATTGCACGATATTCAGCTTCGGCACTTGATCTTGCGATGACagtttgtttcttgctcttccacGTGACCAAGTTTCCACCAACAAAGGTACAATAACCAGTGGTGGACTTGCGATCGATTGCatttcctgcccaatcagcatcataGTACCCCATGATTTGAGTGTTGTCATTCTTTGCCATGAGGATGCCACGACCAACAGACCCTTTTAAGTACCGTAAGATTCTTTTGACAAGGTTCAGATGCTCGATGGTGGGAGAGTGCATGAACTGACTGGCAATACTTACTGAATGTGAGATGTCTGGTCTGGTGCCTCTGATATAAGCTGATATCCGAGAGTGGCGTGCCTCCCAAGTCAAGCTTGAGCTTGCTATCAAGAGGGGTAAGTGCAGGCTTGGCATCACTCATATTGGCATCTTTAAGTAGGTCCATGACGTACTTTCGTTGATTAAGAAATAGTCCCTTGTAAGAAGATGCCATTTCgattccaagaaaatacttcaacacCCCAAGATCTTTAACCGCAAATTGTTGTTGAAGTGACTGTTTGAGTGTGGTGATTTCAGCAGCATTATCACCTGTTattattaagtcatccacatatatcAACACAACTAATTTGCTTGCAGCTCTCGTGCGaacaaataatgatgaatctgcATTACTCCTTTTAAAaccaatgttatgaagaacggTACTTAGTTTTGCATACCAAGCACGTGGTGATTGCTTCAGTCCATAAATTGACTTATGTAACTTACACACCAAATTAGGCTCTTGGCTTTGTGGGTGTCCTGGTGGCAATCTcatatagacttcttcttcaagatcaccatgTAGAAAAGCgttcttcacgtccatttgatACATAGACCAACCTTTATTGACGGCAACAGACAATAGAACCCTTACTGAGTTCATTTTTGCAACAGGAGCAAATGTTTCCTTGTAATCCAcctcaaatgtttgagtgaatccTCGAGCCACCAGTCTGGCTTTATGACTCTCAATCGAACCATCAGAATTAAACTTGATCTTATAGATCCACTTACAGCCCACtgccttttttccttgtggaagtttggtgatgctccagGTTTTGTGTTGGTCTAGTGCTTTGAGTTCATCTCTCATTGCTTCTTTCCACACAACTTGATTATTAGCCTCATAAAAGTTTTGAGGCTCACTGTGACTTGAAATGTTGTTAAGAAAGGCAGCATGAgatggagttaccttttgatacgacacgcaatttgaaattggatgcctcggtttatatgtgacaaaatcttgaaaccttgtgggaggttgtctatCACGCCGAGGATTGCGTCGAGGTACTAGGAGGTTTGTCTCATCCTCGTTCAAATTGTCATCCACACCTTGAGGATTTTCTATGTTGCCGTTGTCATCATCATGCACCGAGTCATCATCATGCACAGAATTATCAGGATGAGTACCTTCATTATTGACTTCAATGGGAGGTGTAGAAGTACAGATTCTTGGTAGAGGAATTAGGTCTAAGATGCACTCCCCCTGACTTGTGGCTTCATGTGATTTGCTGAAAAAAAGGTTAGCTTCATGGAATCGTACATCTTTAgatacaattatttttcttagttGAGGATCATAGCACTTATATCCTTTTTGTGTTGatgaataaccaagaaaaatacatttaagaGCTCTAGGGTCCAACTTATCTCGATGGTGTGACTGTATATGAACAAAACAGACACAGCCAAAGACTCTAAGATGTGAAAGGtcgatttttcttcctttcatgaCTTCAAGTGGAGATTTAAACCCCAAGACTCGGCTAGGAAGTCTATTGATGATGTACACAGCCGCCATGACTCCTTGTGACCAAAATCTCTTTGGTACGTTCATTTGTAACATTAATGCTCTCGTTTTTTCCAGAATGTCACGATTTTTCCTTTCaactacaccattttgttgaggtgtgccgacacaacttgtttgatgcatgatacCATGCTTGCTTAAATATAATGACATGATATGGGACATATATTCGGTGCCATTGTCAGATCTTAAGGTTTGAATTTGAGAGGAAAAATGGTTCTTAACAAGATTGTGAAAATCCTTAAAAACTTCAATCACTTCACTCTTAGACTTTAAAAGGTACAACCATGTGGCTCTAGAGAAATCATCGACAAAAGTTACATAATacttataaccatcaaaagattTAAACGCtggtccccatacatctgagtgaactagtttgaaaactttactAGTCCTAGATAAGGATGAGGTAAAAGGCAATCTGGTGGCTTTAGACAAATGACATGTTTCACACGAAATTAAATCATTACCTAAGTTTggaaacaaggaagaaaaaACAGGTTGGGAAGGATGAGCTAAACGTTGATGCCACAATTGACTATCTTGGGATGGACTGgacttggcttgaaatcctctGGGACTGTTTTTTGATATGTAATAGAGGCCATCAAGGTAaaacccttcaccaatcgtcttcttggtgaggcaatcctgaaaaatgacattgtgaggagagaaaatggccaaacaatttaaggtattggtgatttttcccacagatagaagttgaaatggaaaAGAAGGAACAAATAAGGCTACTGACTCAATTTTGTCCGATATTAAGTTGATATTTCCCTTCCCTAAAACCTTAGAACTCTCACCATTGGCAGTTGAGACTTGAGacggttttgaaaatttttcaaacttgtgaaacttagaaacatggttggtcatatgatctgtggcacccGAATCAACAATCCACAAATCATGcatcatatttacattaagagcagTTTTAAAAGCAGTCATGATACCTTGCATGTCATCTTGGGCCATGTGTTGTGTTTCTGTCAGAAATCCAGCAAACTTGCCTAGCAAAGCTATTGAATTTCCATCTTCAAAGCCGACCGTTTGGTCACTCTTAAtcctttctttcttgctttgaaGATACACTGCAAACTCATTTATGAGTGCAGCTGGATTTGCAGTGAAGCTCTTGAGTGCATCAGACCTATGAGAGGTTGAGGTAGTTGCATTGTTGGCTCTATGTGGTGCACGGTTCAGTCTTTGTGAGCCCTTGTTATCCTTCATGAACTCTGGCTTTAATTCTGGATGTAAAATCCAGCATGTCTCCTTAACGTGACCAGTATAGTTGCAGTGTTGGCACTTTAAGTGTGGATTCttcactttgtattttctttcgtTGGCTAGATAAGCCCTTGCTTCAATTACACTGGTCTTTGTGCCAGtgttcatgactttccttcgtaCTTCTTCACGTTGGATTGTTGCACATACGCTGGTCAAGGAAGGCAGTTCGGGGTTCATGAGTATGTGGCTTCGTAGGTCTTCGTATCCTGGATCGAGACTTGACAAGAGTTGgaatatcttgtcttcttctgccCTTTTCAGTAGTAAAGACGCCTCAGTTGTGTGAGGCCGATACATTTCCAGCTCATTCCACATGCTCTTCATGCTGCCTAGAAGTTGAACAAAGGGCTTTCCTTCTTGTTGTATGTTGGAAAtgttcttcttcaattgaaACACACGTGCAGCATTGTTCTGGCTGCCATACATTTCCTTGACTGTCTGCCATAGTTTGAATGATGATTCAGAATAATTGAATATTTCAGCTAGTTTACGTTCCATGGAATTTAGGAGCCATGACATAACTAGCTGATCCTTGCAAAGCCAGATTTCATAAGTTGGTGAAGAAACATCAGGAACTTCGAtgcttccatttatgaaccctagCTTGGACCTTCCACCTAGGGCAAGACTCACTGCTCTCGACCAAGGTAAgtaattaaactcatttaacaagaccgagcttaatctttgatttggaTTGACATCCACCTCAGACACGGTTGAGGAGGAAGGTATCTGGGAATCTCCAAACGAATA
This region includes:
- the LOC137728424 gene encoding stemmadenine O-acetyltransferase-like: MSLKMVSVEVISKEIVKPSSPTPNHLYHYQFSFLDQITPPIYTSLVLFYEFNDNIQPEPAAAVISIISKHLKKSLSEVLTLFYPLAGRVKIDNHLVQCNDEGIPYLEAQVTNCRLRDFQQNSMPGELCKLIPFELRDHENSEFALGVQLNIFECGGYAIGLCISHKLADGLSMIMFAKTWAAINRGENETKIERPEFVSAAVFPPADDVSGYRMFGVIPNNNVTKRFVFNAPTIEHLREKYTGLAEDDRVKRPSRVEALSAFLWRRFVEASKDDHSIDENIFHAAVHTVNLRPRTDPPIPRCSFGNFYQIFLTTPFVSSSSSSSGIDDQESCHDMVKKVREELSKIDKDHVKRLQKGGHGSYINRFIQRLAKPGKLVTLSYSSLCSFPLYDIDFGWGRPTWVAVPPAPFKNLIVLADTEEAGGIEAYVSLADDDAMTKFESHAFIQRPVGMNQDGSVGSNVTGHRPKL